One segment of Triticum aestivum cultivar Chinese Spring chromosome 2A, IWGSC CS RefSeq v2.1, whole genome shotgun sequence DNA contains the following:
- the LOC123186892 gene encoding very-long-chain aldehyde decarbonylase GL1-5 isoform X1 yields the protein MATNPGLLSEFPWERLGSYKYMLLAPWVVHGLHLVATRGWRDADLGYILILPNMILRALHSQAWITVSRLQNARGKRQIVHRGIEFQQVDRERNWDDNLILSTILMLLAALYMPGGQNLPLWRTDGLVLLALIHAGPVEFLYYWFHRALHHHFLYTRYHSHHHDSIVTEPITSVIHPFAELLAYTFLFSIPMTTCQLTGTGSIIVFAVYLIYIDFMNNMGHCNFEFVPNWLFKWIPPLKYLMYTPSFHSLHHTQFRTNYSLFMPFYDYIYNTMDKASDTLHENSLKDITKEVDVVHLTHLTSLQSIYHINYGFSQYASKPYSSMWQLRIMWPVSYLSMLLTCVYGSWFTLERNFMGKLTIQSWAIPRYNFHYGLNLEKEAINSLVVKAICEADKKGAKVVSLGLLNQGEIQSYNSRTDMVAHNVIVLSSPKQGQNLNGSGQLYLQKYPKLGVKLVDGTSLAAAVIANSIPQGTYQVVLAGDISKVARAVAQALCRKNIKVTMTNTQDYHFLKAKIPEDAAGNLSLLSKTGTAKVWLIGEGLDADEQLTAPKGTRFIPYSQFPPRKLREECYTYSMTPAMCVPKTLQNVHSCENWLPRRVMSAWRIAGIVHALEGWNEHECGDTVLDMDKVWSAAISHGFRPVATD from the exons ATGGCCACGAACCCCGGCCTCCTGAGCGAGTTCCCTTGGGAGAGGCTTGGCAGCTACAAG TACATGCTGCTGGCGCCATGGGTGGTGCACGGCTTGCATCTGGTGGCGACCAGGGGGTGGCGCGATGCCGACCTAGGCTACATCCTCATCCTCCCCAACATGATTCTCCGGGCGCTGCACAGCCAGGCCTGGATCACCGTGTCCCGCCTCCAGAACGCGCGAGGCAAGCGCCAGATTGTCCACCGTGGCATCGAGTTCCAGCAGGTCGACCGCGAGCGCAACTG GGACGACAACCTCATCCTGAGCACCATCCTGATGCTCCTGGCCGCGTTGTACATGCCAGGCGGGCAGAACCTGCCGCTGTGGAGGACGGACGGCTTGGTGCTGCTGGCACTAATACATGCCGGCCCTGTCGAGTTCCTCTACTACTGGTTTCACCGTGCACTACACCACCACTTCCTCTACACACGCTACCACTCGCACCACCATGACTCCATAGTCACCGAGCCCATTACAT CGGTGATCCATCCATTTGCCGAACTCTTGGCCTATACATTTCTGTTTTCAATCCCAATGACCACCTGCCAGCTGACTGGAACTGGTTCCATTATCGTGTTTGCGGTATATTTGATTTACATTGATTTCATGAACAACATGGGCCACTGCAACTTCGAATTTGTCCCCAATTGGCTCTTCAAATGGATTCCCCCTCTCAAGTATCTCATGTATACACCGTC GTTTCATTCTCTTCACCATACTCAGTTCCGGACAAACTACTCTCTTTTCATGCCATTCTATGATTACATTTACAACACCATGGATaaggcatcggacacactgcatgAGAACTCACTCAAGGACATAACGAAAGAAGTAGATGTGGTTCACCTTACCCATCTTACCAGCCTGCAGTCCATCTATCATATAAATTATGGGTTTTCCCAGTATGCCTCCAAGCCTTATAGTTCAATGTGGCAACTACGGATAATGTGGCCCGTGTCATATCTCTCCATGCTCCTCACATGTGTGTATGGTTCTTGGTTCACTCTTGAGAGGAATTTCATGGGGAAACTTACTATCCAGTCATGGGCCATTCCAAGATACAATTTCCAT TATGGATTGAACTTGGAGAAGGAAGCAATTAATAGCCTGGTTGTAAAGGCCATATGTGAAGCTGACAAGAAAGGAGCCAAAGTTGTTAGTCTTGGACTCCTGAATCAG GGGGAAATCCAGAGTTACAATAGTAGGACAGATATGGTCGCTCACAATGTTATTGTACTATCTTCACCCAAACAGGGCCAGAACCTCAATGGAAGTGGGCAACTTTATCTGCAAAAGTACCCAAAGTTGGGGGTAAAACTGGTGGATGGCACCAGCCTAGCTGCTGCCGTCATTGCTAATAGTATCCCCCAAGGCACATATCAAGTTGTGCTTGCAGGAGATATTTCGAAGGTCGCACGTGCTGTGGCTCAAGCATTGTGCAGGAAAAATATTAAG GTCACAATGACAAACACGCAAGATTATCATTTCCTTAAGGCGAAAATACCAGAAGATGCAGCTGGCAACCTTTCATTGTTATCAAAAACTGGCACTGCAAAG GTGTGGTTAATCGGAGAAGGTTTAGATGCTGACGAACAGTTGACGGCACCGAAAGGAACACGGTTTATTCCATACTCACAGTTCCCACCAAGAAAGCTACGTGAGGAGTGCTACACCTACTCAATGACTCCGGCAATGTGTGTTCCAAAAACACTACAGAACGTTCATTCATGCGAG AATTGGCTGCCAAGGAGGGTGATGAGTGCGTGGCGTATTGCTGGGATTGTTCATGCATTGGAGGGATGGAACGAGCATGAGTGCGGAGACACAGTCCTAGACATGGACAAAGTTTGGTCTGCTGCAATTTCGCATGGTTTCCGCCCCGTTGCTACAGATTGA
- the LOC123186892 gene encoding very-long-chain aldehyde decarbonylase GL1-5 isoform X2: protein MATNPGLLSEFPWERLGSYKYMLLAPWVVHGLHLVATRGWRDADLGYILILPNMILRALHSQAWITVSRLQNARGKRQIVHRGIEFQQVDRERNWDDNLILSTILMLLAALYMPGGQNLPLWRTDGLVLLALIHAGPVEFLYYWFHRALHHHFLYTRYHSHHHDSIVTEPITSVIHPFAELLAYTFLFSIPMTTCQLTGTGSIIVFAVYLIYIDFMNNMGHCNFEFVPNWLFKWIPPLKYLMYTPSFHSLHHTQFRTNYSLFMPFYDYIYNTMDKASDTLHENSLKDITKEVDVVHLTHLTSLQSIYHINYGFSQYASKPYSSMWQLRIMWPVSYLSMLLTCVYGSWFTLERNFMGKLTIQSWAIPRYNFHYGLNLEKEAINSLVVKAICEADKKGAKVVSLGLLNQGQNLNGSGQLYLQKYPKLGVKLVDGTSLAAAVIANSIPQGTYQVVLAGDISKVARAVAQALCRKNIKVTMTNTQDYHFLKAKIPEDAAGNLSLLSKTGTAKVWLIGEGLDADEQLTAPKGTRFIPYSQFPPRKLREECYTYSMTPAMCVPKTLQNVHSCENWLPRRVMSAWRIAGIVHALEGWNEHECGDTVLDMDKVWSAAISHGFRPVATD from the exons ATGGCCACGAACCCCGGCCTCCTGAGCGAGTTCCCTTGGGAGAGGCTTGGCAGCTACAAG TACATGCTGCTGGCGCCATGGGTGGTGCACGGCTTGCATCTGGTGGCGACCAGGGGGTGGCGCGATGCCGACCTAGGCTACATCCTCATCCTCCCCAACATGATTCTCCGGGCGCTGCACAGCCAGGCCTGGATCACCGTGTCCCGCCTCCAGAACGCGCGAGGCAAGCGCCAGATTGTCCACCGTGGCATCGAGTTCCAGCAGGTCGACCGCGAGCGCAACTG GGACGACAACCTCATCCTGAGCACCATCCTGATGCTCCTGGCCGCGTTGTACATGCCAGGCGGGCAGAACCTGCCGCTGTGGAGGACGGACGGCTTGGTGCTGCTGGCACTAATACATGCCGGCCCTGTCGAGTTCCTCTACTACTGGTTTCACCGTGCACTACACCACCACTTCCTCTACACACGCTACCACTCGCACCACCATGACTCCATAGTCACCGAGCCCATTACAT CGGTGATCCATCCATTTGCCGAACTCTTGGCCTATACATTTCTGTTTTCAATCCCAATGACCACCTGCCAGCTGACTGGAACTGGTTCCATTATCGTGTTTGCGGTATATTTGATTTACATTGATTTCATGAACAACATGGGCCACTGCAACTTCGAATTTGTCCCCAATTGGCTCTTCAAATGGATTCCCCCTCTCAAGTATCTCATGTATACACCGTC GTTTCATTCTCTTCACCATACTCAGTTCCGGACAAACTACTCTCTTTTCATGCCATTCTATGATTACATTTACAACACCATGGATaaggcatcggacacactgcatgAGAACTCACTCAAGGACATAACGAAAGAAGTAGATGTGGTTCACCTTACCCATCTTACCAGCCTGCAGTCCATCTATCATATAAATTATGGGTTTTCCCAGTATGCCTCCAAGCCTTATAGTTCAATGTGGCAACTACGGATAATGTGGCCCGTGTCATATCTCTCCATGCTCCTCACATGTGTGTATGGTTCTTGGTTCACTCTTGAGAGGAATTTCATGGGGAAACTTACTATCCAGTCATGGGCCATTCCAAGATACAATTTCCAT TATGGATTGAACTTGGAGAAGGAAGCAATTAATAGCCTGGTTGTAAAGGCCATATGTGAAGCTGACAAGAAAGGAGCCAAAGTTGTTAGTCTTGGACTCCTGAATCAG GGCCAGAACCTCAATGGAAGTGGGCAACTTTATCTGCAAAAGTACCCAAAGTTGGGGGTAAAACTGGTGGATGGCACCAGCCTAGCTGCTGCCGTCATTGCTAATAGTATCCCCCAAGGCACATATCAAGTTGTGCTTGCAGGAGATATTTCGAAGGTCGCACGTGCTGTGGCTCAAGCATTGTGCAGGAAAAATATTAAG GTCACAATGACAAACACGCAAGATTATCATTTCCTTAAGGCGAAAATACCAGAAGATGCAGCTGGCAACCTTTCATTGTTATCAAAAACTGGCACTGCAAAG GTGTGGTTAATCGGAGAAGGTTTAGATGCTGACGAACAGTTGACGGCACCGAAAGGAACACGGTTTATTCCATACTCACAGTTCCCACCAAGAAAGCTACGTGAGGAGTGCTACACCTACTCAATGACTCCGGCAATGTGTGTTCCAAAAACACTACAGAACGTTCATTCATGCGAG AATTGGCTGCCAAGGAGGGTGATGAGTGCGTGGCGTATTGCTGGGATTGTTCATGCATTGGAGGGATGGAACGAGCATGAGTGCGGAGACACAGTCCTAGACATGGACAAAGTTTGGTCTGCTGCAATTTCGCATGGTTTCCGCCCCGTTGCTACAGATTGA